TGAATTCAATCACCTCATTATGTTGCATATGATTAAGACTGATACCAAGAAGAATATAAGCTATATTGTTCCATATATGATGCTTCTAACTCTAATTTTCAAGCATTTTAATATGCCTATATAAAATGAAGAATCCGAGGAAGATTACAAGGTATTTGACAAAAGAAATCTCCTAAgtctgaaatttttttatgttacttGTAAAGGAGGTCTTTAATCCCAAAGGAAAGAAAGCAAGCAAACGATCCTTCACTCCTCCCAAACTGATCAAAGTTTCTGCTAAGAGAAAGAGAAGTGAATCAATATTACCAAGGTGCGAGGGGAATGTAGTTATTGGGCTGATTTAAGTCGTGAAGTCACTTGTTTCCATAATTACTAACTAGTTACTACATAATTTCAATAGATGTTCATCAATATTAAGTATGTCACCTCCCTAAGAACTTACTATCATGGTACGCTCACTTTCGGTTTGTTTCGCTATTTACTAATTAATTACTTCCTAGTTAGATTGATATAAACATCATATATGAATATCAGTATTAGGCTCTGTCAAATCATTCACCCGTCTGCGCCCTCATCACCAATCCCCAATTACCTCGCCCACACCACTCAACAACAGTCGCCCTACTAATAAACTTCAAGTGAGCTCGCCCAACCCACTCAAACGTCTTCGCCCTCTTCACCAAGCTCTAACGAGCTCGCCCAAAACATTTAAATGTCCTCGCCCCCGTCCCCAATATCCAATGAACTGGACCGCATCACTACATCACCAATGCCTCCAGTACCGCCCccactgtaacaccccgttttcccaacttaaaaatttcataaacatttatcagagtaaacaacacataacggaatgctacacttctaaaatataataaatgagataattaactaattatctttccaaaaattcatcaacatattaattcaaactttgcagcggattaaattcttggcacgcaggccttattaaagcataagcaatacgtaaaggaatagaaaagcaataacaaaagatctcatctcgttacgtatcagaacatcctaagactcagtgaggaataagtcactcacgacaacaacagcagcaacctactaacgatcacctgcaagttactcataggaagagcaacatttccaagcagaaggggtgagatttcacaaaacaataatattaaacatataattcaacaattatatttaacaacataacaacacagTAAtccatcatatataataatatagcaATAACCTGATCATCATCCTTTagtaacataaacaacaacatattcaacaTAATCACATcttaatcaatataataaacaacatattcattGTCTTTcaataacaacatattcaacATAACCACATCATCTTATAGCAACATAATTCTTCGCTTCATAAACATCATTATAtcttaacataaacaacataacataattatcATCATGGTCAACATCACAAACaccatcataataacatcataatcaacatcatataacaatatcataatcaatatttataAGCATCATAGCAACATCACATCAtgaacatcatcttataacaacataacataaatcattgtctcataataacataaacgacacaatataatcatcacctcgtaatcacataaacaacataacaacatcttattcaTGATCATGAACAACATTACATAATCTTTCATCAACAACTCAAGGTTAAATAACAACTTATCAACAACGACACAACTTCAACttaacaatgcaacttagacttCTTATTCATCTTAGACCCTCTTGTCAAAATGCAATTAcgacctcttaatcatgcatgtggtactaaCACGGAGCAttaagccccaatcgctatttgagtattattatacttccggagcatcaagccccaatctctatttgagtattattatacttccggagcatcaagctccaatcgctatttgagtattattatacttccatagcatcaagccccaatcgctatttgagtattattatacttccggagcatcaagccccaatcgctgaatgctaatgcatggactcgacctcttaaacatcttaattcaacgacctcttaaatagtcaacttaatcaacttagactgactcgtgcaacttagttaaaataacaacatcaacataggcagtatacaaacagcatgacataataatatcatttgcaattcacaacatctTAATATTCAATAAAACTTCAAGTAATGTACacaacattatatcacatcataatcaatgtCAAAACATCTTAAAACAGCTTCACAggttataattaatattatattcaacctccattcctaccccaaggatcaactcacaacatgggttaaatactcttaaacactttaattgaactcatagtacttctagttttgagggttggaattatcccataagttttggattaatttagaaacgattatgctgaattttcataaggtttcactaagacctccttggagtattttcatcatatctcaaaaactaaaaatcattttcaagtcaaaccaaagccattggaaagctaacaaaattatctacaactttcatgtttacaccaaaggtcaattcaaaacagaaacgtgtgaaaaagatgcaagaacataaaacaggGTATGCTGTCACTGGGCAATTTCGTTGATAGCGAAAAGTGGGCTAATAGCGAAATAGTTACAGGGagtttcgctaatagcgaaatcctagcgagtttttcccttgctgttacgatttctgcacatttttcacccaaaaaaaccaaatttcatctacccaaatctcaaatttgataggaaacttaatctatgattattctacaacctgaacatcaattcttaacacaatttcgatggtttctacacttttcaattcaaaaatcaataatcaaaacctaatcccaattatccaacctaagaacatcaacatgttaaatcacaaattcagaatcataggcttaagaagattgaatgttagtcccacctttaccttagattgattgaCAGTAAGGTTCTACAGACTTCTCAttctctgactcttctcttctctttgttttctcccaaatcctTGTTATCACGTAAAAACTATTCTAACCTAATTTCTCCTTTTTATATCACTAACCACTTCTCTTAATTCTACTTAAGCCCACTAAActtctttaatttctaattCATCCCCCAAGTCTACTTattctattatttaattatattctaataaataataaaataaaatcacttaataaaatatcaacataccacataatcaaataaatcatataattcgactttatctcattaaaataattaaataaacaaatataggctactaatatatatatcaactcataacaaaatatcacttatcaaataagttaattaaattctagaagaacagactctaaactcaaataaataaataaataaataaaacaaataattcaaagagggcgttacacccaCCCACTGCTAGTCCACACAAAAACTAGTTGACCAACGACGATGGGATCATCACCTGTTCTCAAAACAACATAGTTAAGTCCATCAAAAAGTTTAACCTTCGTGTTCGCCCCTCATGTCCAATAGAACCAACAATATCACTCAAGCCATTCGTGACCCAGATTAGCACTCGACTATGCAAGCTGAATTTGATGCCTTACACAACAATAACACCTGGGATATTTCTGATTCCCCTTGATGCCCTCCCTACTTTtgtcttatataaaaaaaatataaatgaggTTTAGAGCCCTAATTGAAAACTAAAATTCTCTAGGTAAACAAATCCTAATGGAGTCTCCTAAGAGAGACCCAAAAAGAAAGGAAGGAACAAAGTCAAAAATTCTAAACAAATATTCAAGAAACATACCAAGCTTGGGTAAAACATCAAACACCTAGTTTGCTTTCTGAAAATATGAGCCCATCTAACCTACAATCTCCTCTCAGCAAGGGAGTAAATCTGAGACACAATATCATAACAAGGAGGGGTCAAAGAAATACCACCCCCCTTAAAGTGgaaaacaacttaagactcATTCAACAATATAATCGAAAAATGTCCATAATGAATACAAATACTTATACCATGGAAGATTCACAAAGGTCCGACCTAAACAATAGAACATCTACCTAATTTAAGAGAGAAAGCAACAATAAACTCTCATTAACTATTGcgcaaaacaaatgaaaaaccCAAATCGGGTACACGCCCGAATCTACCCTACATTTGATTAAGAAACCCAAGTCGATTAGGTTTGTATTTTTCCGAACttcaaaatatgattatttttagcatttttaattatattgttttaaaaaatgattttttttttttttgaagaaaaaaaaaatgattttttttacaaaaatttaaaaaaaaagaaatttgattatACCAAACCCTGTTTACGGGTTCCAATCATCCCAATTCCAACATTTATACCTCCTCGTACTCGTTGTCGTTTCTCTTTGACGAAAGTAACATGTTCTAATGTaatgtttttcaccttcatcttcatcctttgattccattttctcaaaaaaattctcCACAAAAAACCCTTCAATTTCCATCCTCTGTTCTATATGGGAAGAACTGGATTATTTGATCTTGAAAAGCACTTCGCTTTCTATGGATCATATCACAGAAACCCAATTAACATAGCAATTCATGTTTTATTCGTTTGGCCAATTTTCTTCACAGCCCTTGTTTTTCTCTACTTCACCCCTCCCTTTTTCGACCTTCCCAATTTTGAGTTTTTACTATTTGGATGCAATTTTGTATTGGTTTGGAATATTGGGTTCTTGGTTACTTTGGTGTACTCTGTTTTTTATGCTAGTTTGGATCTGAAAGCTGGTTCTTTGGCTGCTTTCTGTTGTGTTGTTTGTTGGGTTGGTAGTTGTTTTGTTGCTCATCAACTTGGATGGTCTCTTGCTTGGAAGGTAAACAATCTTGTACTTTTgagaatgcatttttttttattcatatgttGGAGACAGGTACATGTTTTCTTGTTCTTGTCTTTATTGTATCTTTGTAATTGTATGATTTGACCGGATACCGGTTGCTCTGGCTTCAATTGGGCTCCCTGCTAGTTGACTGCGGGATTGGTCCCCCAGATTGGACGTTCTTTGGGTGGATGCCGAGTTTTCAACAAAAGAAATTGTCTGACTTGACCATCAAATAAGTAACTTGTAGGAAATGAAATGACATTAGCTTATATATTGTTTGAGATAGGGGTAGAATTGAAATAGTTTATTGTTTCTCACTaaatgaagcacagacactcctcggattagacGTGTCAGTCCCGGTGCCGGACATGTGTCGTGTCCGAcgccgacacatataattacactggattatgtgattttctcaaattatcagCAGTGTCTGgtgttcgtgcttcatagataCTAAGCTATGTGAATCTTTATATCATgataagcctaaaaaaaaaattggattccAAATACTGCTTTTGTTCAATGACAGAGAAACAGTTACAATAAGTAGAATTGATACATAAACAAGAATTTAAAACAAACTGAGGGGCATTCCCCTGTCTAAAGAACGAGCTATTGACTCTGGCTTCTTGCATTAATTCATGTGCTTCATAGTTATGATTTCACCTAATGTAAGTGACCCTAGCATTCCCCACTCTGGGTCGTATCTGTATGCAGTCATGGATCACTGCCTTAGTCGCCATCAGCCTACTCTTTTTGTTAACACAGTTTGCCACGGTAAGTGCATCTGTGGCTACAGTGAAGTCTCATAAACTTAATCTAATGGGAATGTGGGCAAAAGGTAAATTTAGATATATAGCCTGAAGTTAATCTAATCAAATGAAATAGTCCACTGTCTGGTCTTCAAACTATTACTCCCTCTTCAATTTAGTCCATCAAGTGTAGAAATCTACTAAACAGTCCTTTAAAGCATTCCTCCATCCATTTTGTTTGACCCTATGTTAGTTTGGACCTTTTGAGAGGTGTTAAACGCTATGTTGGCACTCCCTCTCGTAAGTGGACCCTAAACTCATCGGGTTGGTCCCtaaagttttgaaaaaatgtcACTTTGGTTCCAAAATGTTCAAAATACATATTGAAGAACAGTGGATAATTACACCAATTTGGCTCCCTTCAATGGCATAGGTATTATCTTAACAAAGGGAAGAAGTTACAGATCCCGCAGTAGAGGGGCTAAAAACATGCTACTTTTTCCCCTTGTTGGGCTAGAAccaaaattgaaggactggacagAAAATGGGTGTCTGCAAAACAAACTTGAAGTATGTAGAGAGAGGAGAAATATTAGGGATTGTAGTACCAAATTAGTGCATTTCACCTCTTCTCTTCAATCTATTattaaagggactaaaatgatGTACTTTTAAACTTTAGGGACCAATAAGATGGATATAGGGAAAATTTGATTCCACATAAGAGAGAGGGAGTACCAACATGGAACATAACACCTCTCAAACTAACAAGAATAGTTTAGAGATTGTTTACTAGGTTTTTATATTTCGAAACACCTTATTGGAAAGAGAATGATAGTTCAGAAAACAATCTGGCGGTTTATTCTTCTAATGAGTGAGTAGATgccattgatttattttgaaagccaatttttttgatgaaatcatTTCGAGTGAAGCTTTTCTTTGCAATGGTTTCTCCTTAAGTTCTCTTCTGTCTTACTCTATTACTTTTATTAGGTTATTCTCCATTTTATTAACTCTTTTTCAATAGAAGTCCGAAATCTTATTGGTCTTCTACTTCCATGACCAAACTACAATAGCCAATATTAGACATTAGTGCTAACTTTTACATAATTAGTTTCTGATCTTACCGTTTTTGGTGGATCGATCTGTTTATTTATCCATTTCAACATTTGTGTAGTATATCTCCATTTTAtcgatttttattttggtaactTGTATGAATGGTCACTACTCTTTCACCTCCATCTGTTGATAATTAGCATCTTACAAGTTACAAATGAACTTCTATTTCATATGCTTTTATAGGTTCTAAATACCTTTATATACTAAGCTTCTAAGTACAATACCTCGTAACTTCTATTTCATATACTCTTGAAGGTATTTCATATTCAGAAGCTTTGTAAGGATATAAGGTTCTAAATACTAAATACCTTTGATTTCAAAGCTTCTCGCAACGAGTTCAAAATTCACTTTCTTATAATCtcatcaaaacaaaatacttTAAGCAGTTACATGTGGAAATTCTACCATTTGCATTCCTGATGTTGGAAATTCTGGCAGAGGTTCTGattacatttttttgttgtttaggaTGAGAAGCAGATAATAGAACTATTATACTTAAATTACttatataataaacatatcaTGCAAACTGTCCATTGCATATATTTTTACTCAGATCATGACACAACCCTTTTCCATCTTCGATTATTTATGTATATCTCAAATTATCTCTTAGGATTGGTTTCATATGTCCTTATATTTCATGATTTGGTTTCTCATTTCATTAGGATTATGAGTCTGGTATTGGTATATGTAGGAATTAGACAATACTATATGTTTTGTATCACAACATATAACAtcaatttatacaaaatattattgttgacggcctttttttaatctcaataaGTTCAAAAAGAATTACATAGGTTGTGAATTTGTCTATTATCATTTAGCCAATTTCTTTACAGGCTGcctcaaaattacaattttatctcGAAATTATGTGACTTCctgaatatttgttttatttcttgTGTATAGAATCATCAATTGTTTCCTGGACAGGTAATACATGACTAATactgaaactaaaaaaaataaaagagagaacttataaattttttattttttttcatggaAAAAATACTTGTTTGATGCATACATAAACATCAACGTAACTTTTTGCTCTTTGATCTCAATTCTCAAACAATCTCATGTTATGTATAGATTGTTCTGGTGACTCAGCTAGTATGTTGGATAGGACAGTTCATTGGTCATGGAGTATTTGAGGTAAGTTTCTTCTACAATAACTCAATTCCTCACTTATCCTTTCATATATGCATCTGAGATTTCTTTTCCCGCAGAAACGAGCACCTGCTCTTTTGGATAACCTCACCCAGGCCTTAGTAATGGCTCCTTTCTTTGTATTGTTGGAGGTATTGGACCGaaattctttatatttttcctGATATTGTTTGTTCTCTTGCTTGGTATGGTCGTCATTCCTTACTATAGTTTTATTTgctcaaattattcaatgtagAACCGATATTCATATTAAAGACGTGTCTGGTGTTTGTCACATGTTGGTTTcggacaccgacacatgtggtTCAATAACTTCTGTTCTCTTAAATTATTACTGGTGTTTTTGTCAATGTCTGGTGTCTGTGTCGGTGCTTCATAATCACGTCTAAATGTAAGGCTATTTGTTTGTTGCAGGCTCTCCAGACTGTATTTGGCTATGAACCATATCCAGGATTTCATTCAATTGTGCAAGCAAAAGTTGAAGCTAATATTGAGGAATGGCAAGAAAGTAAGCAGAGACTAATTTCATAGCTTCTGCTTGGATATGTGTATATTTAATGGTTTGATGTTAAACAATCTTTCCATCAACACAGGAATAATAAAAAGTTACAGATGATCTTGTATATATTACAATGGTATATATGCTTTTCAGGATAATTCctcaattgttttcatataaattatatttataccatggattgttttcatataaattatatttataccaTGGTTATGCTAAAATATGTTAAGTGAATAAAGAAATTCATTGGCAGTGAATGAATGCATGCTTGAATTGGTTAACAAACCAGATTGTATATATACGAGTAATGACActtcatattttatttgtttgtttgcaaTAATAGGTGAATATTGAGGTAAGGTGCCCAAATTTATAGATTATGGGAACGGATACTCTCAAGTGAAATTTTTTGCAGTGAAATCTCAGTCACTCGTTAATTTCTATTACATGCAGTCAAagtcattgaaaaataattgaatgatgaGATTCTCACGCGAGAGAATCTCATCCCGTAGATTATGTATTCATGCACTTAATGGTGAAATGAGCAATCGGAAAACATTCCCCTGGCTTTGATATCCTCCCCCTACTACAATTTCTTTTACGGTGGTAAATGCCTTTTTGAAGCAACAGAGGTGTGGCAGACTAATAACTTTGCTATATGGTGTACTAAACTACCTCGCACGACCATGCACAAGAGGCTGGGAACGACGGCGTATTCCAGCCTCATTGTGGAGGTGCTTGTGGTAAAGAGGGAATCATTAACGTTTTAGAAGTCGTAAAAATATGGTTTAGAACATAGTTCGGAGAGGTAAATAGCAATTGTGTTCCTTAACATAACCTTAGCTAGCATTAATATGCACATACATGGAGTTGATTTCTATGTATGGACTTGAAATCGAGTCCACACATCGACTCGATTTTAAGGAAGAGTCTTGGCACAACAATAAAGTTGTTATTACGTGACTGAAATGTCACAGGTTTAAGTCTTGAAAACAAtctcttgtgtaaaaaatagagaaaggtTGTGTACAATACATCGAATGGTGAGACCCCTTTTCGAACTCTGCGTATGCGAGAGCTTTAGTGCATCTGACTACCCTTCCCTTTTTTTTACATGGACTCGAATTATCAGTCCGGATTTTCTCCGTTTAACTACtcgttatttatttttcatgagaTAGATAGACACAAGTGGAAGATTAGTACATCACATTTTATTAAGTGAATCATGCATCTCACTAAACTTTCACTTATGTTTATCTCtcttataactaaaaagtgaatGAAGTGTAGCTAAATCAAAACATATCCAAACTCGATTTACATGTACAAAGAAATATTTCATCTCACCCACTTGGTGTACTAGACTAAACATCCCTAAAATTCTAATCCATCCAAATTATATTACGACTTATTCAAATGATTGATTTGCTTAACTTTTCTacttcaataaatttaatttataaattatgtAACACCTTGCTTTCTGactaagaaaatacaaagatttgtattatttttttggtacaaggaGTTGTATTATTATAAGTCTCAAATCAGATGGGCATGCCTCAGCAGCCGCAATACAACTACCAAACAACGCATGCGCATTATACCGACCTCTCTAACACGTCATTCCCTTTATGGTCaccatttgatattttattttaattgtttgatgtTAACTTTCCGATTTTTCGAGAATAGACGTTGTAGTAATCTGGAGTCTGACACGAGGTATGTTAAGCCTTGACCAACAATTGTTTCTTTAAGCATACAAACTCGGATTTATCTAAACGAtttaattttgatgttaaatttccaatttttaGAATAGACGTCGTAGTAATCTGGAGTCTGGTAGGAGGTAAGTTAAGCACGGACCAACACAATTGTTCTATTCAAACATCAAACATAAATTTTCTCGAACACTTCATCATTTGATTAAGCTCGTTTACCATTTGAGTTCGATCATTGAGTTGTctgatgatattttattttgtaaccaTTACACACTGCCGTCATCATTTTGGATAAGCAACACGAAGTACAAACATTAAATTAACTACTATTTTGATATAACTCATTCTTAGCTTCAATTATTGACTAACAATACTTGCAATTGTTTCCTTTCTTTTTGGTCAATTGTTTCGTACGTCACATTAAATTATCATTTCTAATAAGAAAACGGGTGCTTAACCGTTAAATGATTCGTAAGCATGACATAGGAATTCAGTTTGAATCGGATCACAATAGGAATGCCATTCCACATTTGGaacttaaatcaaataataaccAATTAACTTGTcgttttatataattaaaatgttcatttttttaggcatgacaaactTGACCGATTTTTAGTAGAGTCTATCATCTAAATCTCGTTTCTTTTCATCTACAAGATTCgaatataatattttgtttaacaAATGCGAGTCTTATTCACTCGAACCGATGTAATATTAATGCCAACGAtcaattttttaacattatcttttcatgacttttattattattttttaaatgatttttttatgtccaagtctttaaaaaaaaatattcagccaataaaaaaaatagaaaaacctATAACTAATATTCTGTGGGACCTATCAGTTTGAATATAACTGAAAATTCATTCATTGGTTGatgtaaaataatatatatttctacaaagAATCTTcaagattattattatattggTAATGCTTATCGTCATACCCAAATAATCCATTAATGtcattttctattctttttttggttattaTTCCCTTTGATCAAATACTTGGTTCCCAAAGCTGCTATTTTGTTTCACATTGTACTTCTCTAAACCAGCTGCATAAGTGGGGTCTATTGTTCCACCATGTGCTGtattaatttgaaattcaaaggTTGAATTAT
Above is a genomic segment from Medicago truncatula cultivar Jemalong A17 chromosome 5, MtrunA17r5.0-ANR, whole genome shotgun sequence containing:
- the LOC11420118 gene encoding 2-hydroxy-palmitic acid dioxygenase mpo1, which codes for MGRTGLFDLEKHFAFYGSYHRNPINIAIHVLFVWPIFFTALVFLYFTPPFFDLPNFEFLLFGCNFVLVWNIGFLVTLVYSVFYASLDLKAGSLAAFCCVVCWVGSCFVAHQLGWSLAWKIVLVTQLVCWIGQFIGHGVFEKRAPALLDNLTQALVMAPFFVLLEALQTVFGYEPYPGFHSIVQAKVEANIEEWQESKQRLIS